The Thermococcus sp. 21S7 genome window below encodes:
- a CDS encoding COG1361 S-layer family protein, with product MKRTAFMIILMLILPLGGRFALATYDALLFDGYMNKGESILVGPLVITLMDTTVNYTTGDEYALFIVTKDGQLIGGRYVTVYVPDPEKMKLLLADPKFVVALAETEGYDIEECMGYVNDTAAFNTCLLANAYGFYQWLNHAPPEEIAKAVMQTIDEHPELGITKEDVTRPITYPESMPVKEGDTVEFMVDDKTVKLSVPEVYPNVARVIVNGPSGWKGATAPGNIVSTVRVTEYVYPGDTATVEVTLKNEGATKARYVNVFVSPEPIAFNNTPSLASGLSAILAQSKFSQEVFYPKWSSVQYVEYIEPKGSTTLTFKIRVNPNADVGIYPVYVGIIYFTGVGENMRMVQSYNVVALRIYQRRSAFVEITKVETEPMEISPGDTFTVRFTLENTGAEPVKALSLKISSYKVPVQGEIKNVDLSALSQLPVQGSEQLSQNLQDALNRIMAGLAKQNVEAFLPIGEDNVKYVAQLQPGEKATLEFRIKANERLENGIYPLRIELKYLTEPNEKEITDERLVGIDVTGRAQLILSKVSTSPGKIIPGTDNVEVDFQVDNVGTGTARTIIVKPMPQWPFSLSESSEQVIGLGSLGKGDSAQSSFKVNVAENASSGTYEIPLLVTYTSDIGITKNVTLKVPIIVGAKPNVEVVGVRFDPEPLQGETVNVYVKLKNTGGEKATSVLIEGVVKADQPFTLDKRTDYVGDLAPGATGEGVIVLRIDGNAIPKDYNIQLRIRAVGDPTQGDDNVYVFERTVTVTVERNTKTRTNLRNLAVVIGALVVVAVVYTYRKRSG from the coding sequence ATGAAGAGGACCGCGTTCATGATTATCCTGATGCTCATTCTCCCGCTGGGGGGAAGGTTCGCCCTCGCAACGTACGACGCCCTTCTCTTCGATGGGTACATGAACAAGGGGGAGTCGATCCTGGTTGGACCCCTAGTGATAACCCTGATGGACACAACCGTCAACTACACAACGGGGGACGAATACGCGCTGTTCATAGTAACGAAGGACGGCCAGCTGATAGGGGGGAGGTACGTTACCGTATACGTTCCCGACCCGGAAAAGATGAAGCTTCTTTTGGCGGATCCAAAGTTCGTGGTGGCTCTGGCCGAGACGGAAGGCTACGACATAGAGGAGTGCATGGGGTACGTGAACGACACGGCGGCGTTCAACACCTGCCTGCTGGCCAACGCCTACGGGTTCTACCAGTGGCTCAACCACGCACCCCCGGAGGAGATAGCGAAGGCGGTTATGCAGACCATCGACGAACATCCGGAGCTTGGAATAACGAAAGAGGACGTTACAAGGCCGATAACGTACCCAGAATCGATGCCGGTCAAAGAGGGCGATACCGTGGAGTTCATGGTGGACGACAAAACGGTCAAGCTGAGCGTTCCCGAGGTCTACCCCAACGTCGCCAGAGTAATCGTAAACGGACCGTCCGGATGGAAGGGAGCAACTGCCCCCGGAAACATCGTATCGACGGTCAGGGTAACGGAATACGTGTATCCAGGAGACACCGCGACGGTGGAGGTAACGCTGAAGAATGAGGGAGCCACGAAGGCCAGATACGTTAACGTCTTCGTATCCCCCGAGCCGATAGCGTTCAACAACACGCCCTCCCTCGCCAGCGGTCTCTCCGCGATCCTCGCCCAGAGCAAGTTCTCCCAGGAGGTCTTCTATCCAAAGTGGAGCTCGGTTCAGTACGTGGAGTACATCGAACCCAAGGGAAGCACCACGCTGACCTTCAAAATCAGGGTAAACCCCAACGCGGACGTCGGGATATATCCAGTGTACGTGGGCATCATCTACTTCACGGGGGTAGGAGAAAACATGCGCATGGTCCAGTCATACAACGTGGTCGCGCTGAGGATATACCAGAGGCGCAGTGCGTTCGTTGAGATAACCAAGGTTGAGACCGAACCGATGGAGATAAGCCCGGGGGACACCTTCACCGTGCGCTTCACGCTGGAGAACACCGGGGCCGAGCCGGTTAAGGCCCTCAGCCTTAAGATAAGCTCCTACAAGGTGCCGGTCCAGGGGGAGATAAAGAACGTCGACCTCTCGGCTCTCTCTCAGCTTCCTGTTCAGGGGAGCGAGCAACTGAGTCAGAACCTGCAGGATGCCCTCAACCGGATAATGGCCGGGCTCGCCAAGCAGAACGTAGAGGCTTTCCTGCCCATCGGGGAGGACAACGTAAAGTACGTGGCCCAACTTCAGCCGGGGGAGAAGGCCACCCTTGAGTTCAGAATCAAAGCCAACGAGAGGCTGGAGAACGGCATATACCCGCTCAGAATAGAACTGAAGTACCTGACGGAGCCGAACGAGAAGGAGATAACCGACGAGAGGCTGGTCGGGATAGACGTGACAGGAAGGGCGCAACTGATACTCTCAAAGGTCTCAACGTCGCCCGGCAAGATAATCCCCGGAACGGACAACGTGGAGGTTGACTTCCAGGTGGACAACGTCGGAACCGGAACGGCCAGGACGATAATAGTCAAGCCCATGCCCCAGTGGCCCTTCTCGCTCAGCGAGAGCAGCGAGCAGGTCATCGGTCTGGGAAGCCTGGGAAAGGGCGATTCAGCGCAGTCATCCTTCAAGGTAAACGTCGCGGAGAACGCCAGCTCCGGAACCTACGAGATACCCCTGCTCGTGACCTACACCAGCGACATCGGCATAACGAAGAACGTCACGCTTAAGGTTCCAATCATAGTTGGCGCCAAACCGAACGTCGAGGTCGTCGGGGTGCGCTTTGACCCGGAGCCGCTCCAGGGAGAGACCGTCAACGTCTACGTCAAGCTGAAGAACACCGGCGGCGAGAAGGCCACGAGCGTTCTCATCGAGGGCGTCGTGAAGGCTGACCAGCCGTTCACACTGGACAAGAGGACCGACTACGTCGGAGACCTTGCCCCCGGGGCAACCGGTGAGGGCGTAATCGTCCTGAGGATAGACGGGAACGCGATTCCAAAGGACTATAACATCCAGCTGCGCATAAGGGCCGTGGGCGACCCGACCCAGGGTGACGACAACGTCTACGTCTTCGAGAGAACCGTGACCGTTACCGTGGAGAGGAACACAAAGACGAGGACGAACCTCCGGAACCTCGCGGTGGTCATCGGGGCGCTGGTCGTCGTAGCGGTGGTCTACACGTACAGAAAGAGGTCGGGATGA
- a CDS encoding hydrophobe/amphiphile efflux-3 (HAE3) family transporter, with protein sequence MKLLRGAARVIVRYRVAFALIALFLMVVSVYGIQNLRFESDLRTMLPENHPAIADYTALQNEFQSGDSTLIVVKVDSIEPGGVYDIRDPKVIEAVYELEQRLRQREYVTDTVSIADIYMKVLGRLPKNEEEARFVLDMLPPEERYGLVSRDYTTTIIAVTISREKKTETLVRVYRGIEEDINDVKFPKNVEVIQTGNIGITYRILELLQSDLNKTMAISFILVIALLLYFYRSPVKAAIPLIPLIFGVTMTLGFMGLMGIPLDLATTTIGAMLIGMGIDYGIHVTNRYYEERKKGKSIEEAAEEAVAETGKALLGAALTTIAGFAAMYLSSLPMLHHLATALILGLSLAALNAVVITPAVIILEEDVMKKLKGHYVVPEVRSHSGLVGRVFHGLGEAIRRKPVGFLAAVFLITLFFGYGLTQVSTEVRLEKFVPKGMPEIEALMDIRSDFGGQDELYVLVKANDVRNPAIVRSIYRFENQIKADSYYNGVFDSESIADVVHREYGYIPDDEGKIKDALDEYQGANLVSSDYSMTLVKFKGDFGGESMDDFRRIMRYFEEETARAQETEFPPGTRLSLTGDIYLNYVLDQLTKIEINRISAYGTVFVVLIVLLLFRRPKVSLAMITPMFLGALWTVGFMGLAGIPFTQSLAGVISMIVGLGVDYGMHLTHRFLEEMDEGNPRPIVTSVESVGPGILAGALTTAGGFLALLAGELPTIHDFGTTLAFGIFASMLAAYLVTPALLQVFYGRKIGGDGK encoded by the coding sequence ATGAAGCTGCTGAGGGGCGCCGCGAGAGTCATCGTGAGGTACAGGGTAGCCTTTGCGTTGATAGCCCTATTTCTGATGGTCGTTTCGGTGTACGGCATCCAGAATCTCCGTTTTGAGAGCGACCTCCGAACCATGCTGCCCGAGAACCATCCGGCCATAGCGGACTACACGGCCTTGCAGAACGAGTTCCAGAGCGGCGACAGCACGCTGATAGTCGTCAAGGTGGACTCGATAGAGCCCGGCGGCGTCTACGACATCCGCGACCCCAAGGTCATAGAGGCGGTTTACGAGCTTGAGCAGAGGCTCCGGCAAAGGGAGTACGTAACGGACACGGTGAGCATCGCGGATATCTACATGAAGGTCCTCGGGAGGCTCCCGAAGAACGAGGAGGAGGCAAGGTTCGTCCTCGACATGCTCCCGCCGGAGGAGAGGTACGGGCTCGTCAGCAGGGACTACACGACGACGATAATAGCCGTGACGATAAGCAGGGAGAAGAAAACGGAGACCCTGGTGAGGGTGTATCGAGGCATAGAGGAGGACATAAACGACGTCAAGTTCCCGAAGAACGTCGAAGTCATCCAGACGGGGAACATCGGCATAACCTACCGCATACTCGAACTCCTCCAGAGCGACCTCAACAAGACGATGGCCATCTCCTTCATCCTCGTCATAGCCCTGCTCCTGTACTTCTACCGCTCTCCCGTCAAGGCCGCCATTCCGCTCATCCCTCTCATCTTCGGCGTCACGATGACGCTCGGCTTCATGGGGCTGATGGGCATCCCCCTCGACCTTGCCACGACCACAATAGGCGCGATGCTCATTGGAATGGGAATAGACTACGGAATCCACGTGACCAACCGCTATTACGAGGAGAGAAAAAAGGGAAAGAGCATAGAGGAAGCGGCCGAGGAGGCGGTCGCAGAGACCGGAAAAGCCCTCCTTGGCGCGGCGCTTACCACCATAGCGGGCTTCGCCGCGATGTACCTTTCCAGCCTTCCGATGCTCCACCACCTGGCTACCGCGCTGATCCTCGGTTTAAGTTTAGCCGCACTCAACGCCGTCGTGATAACCCCTGCGGTCATAATCCTTGAGGAGGACGTCATGAAGAAACTGAAGGGGCACTACGTGGTTCCGGAGGTTCGCTCGCACTCCGGTCTCGTGGGGCGGGTATTTCACGGGCTCGGTGAGGCCATCAGGAGAAAGCCGGTCGGGTTTCTTGCGGCGGTGTTTCTGATAACCCTCTTTTTCGGCTACGGACTAACCCAGGTGAGCACGGAGGTCAGACTTGAGAAGTTCGTCCCCAAGGGAATGCCCGAAATAGAGGCCCTCATGGACATCAGGAGCGATTTCGGCGGCCAGGATGAGCTGTACGTCCTGGTCAAGGCCAACGACGTCAGAAACCCCGCCATCGTCAGGAGCATCTACCGCTTCGAGAATCAGATAAAGGCGGACTCCTACTACAACGGCGTTTTCGACTCGGAGAGCATAGCCGACGTCGTCCACAGGGAGTACGGGTACATACCAGACGACGAGGGGAAGATAAAAGATGCGCTGGACGAATACCAGGGCGCAAACCTAGTCTCCAGCGACTACTCGATGACCCTCGTCAAGTTCAAGGGGGACTTCGGGGGAGAGAGCATGGACGACTTCAGGAGAATAATGCGCTATTTTGAGGAGGAAACCGCGAGGGCGCAGGAGACTGAGTTTCCGCCGGGTACGAGGCTCTCCCTCACCGGGGACATATACCTGAACTACGTCCTCGACCAGCTCACGAAGATCGAGATAAACCGCATCTCAGCCTACGGAACCGTCTTTGTCGTGTTAATAGTGCTCCTCCTCTTCAGGCGACCCAAGGTTTCTCTGGCGATGATAACCCCGATGTTTCTGGGTGCGCTCTGGACGGTTGGCTTCATGGGGCTCGCGGGCATCCCGTTCACCCAGAGTCTGGCCGGAGTTATCTCAATGATAGTCGGCCTGGGCGTTGACTACGGCATGCACCTCACCCACCGCTTCCTTGAAGAGATGGACGAAGGCAACCCCAGGCCGATAGTCACATCGGTTGAGAGCGTCGGACCGGGAATACTGGCCGGCGCCCTGACGACTGCCGGCGGCTTCCTGGCTTTGCTCGCCGGCGAGCTACCGACTATACACGACTTTGGAACGACGCTCGCCTTTGGAATATTCGCATCCATGCTTGCCGCTTACCTCGTAACCCCCGCGCTGCTGCAGGTCTTTTACGGAAGGAAGATAGGAGGTGATGGAAAATGA
- a CDS encoding MarR family transcriptional regulator → MGVDEAKRIIVNHFAQAARRFGFNELYGYIYGVLFLAREPMSLGEIAEATGYSLSHVSTALKFMERIGLVVRIKKPGDKKAYYRATKLLKDWRQAAYYMKIMEDIRQTRANLERALKELEGEEGEEAESIRESITFAMGRNALAERILKFLIEHEDEKVLESLINCLESDGKR, encoded by the coding sequence ATGGGTGTGGATGAAGCTAAGAGAATAATCGTGAATCATTTTGCACAGGCTGCGAGACGCTTCGGCTTCAACGAGCTTTACGGTTATATATACGGGGTTCTCTTTCTGGCCAGGGAGCCGATGAGCCTGGGTGAGATCGCCGAGGCGACCGGCTATTCGCTCTCCCACGTGAGCACCGCCCTCAAGTTCATGGAGCGCATAGGACTCGTGGTGAGGATTAAAAAGCCCGGAGATAAGAAGGCCTACTACCGGGCGACCAAGCTCCTAAAGGACTGGCGCCAGGCCGCTTACTACATGAAGATAATGGAGGACATACGGCAGACCCGGGCCAACCTTGAGAGGGCCTTGAAGGAGCTCGAAGGTGAGGAAGGGGAAGAGGCTGAGTCAATACGCGAGAGCATTACCTTCGCAATGGGGAGAAACGCGCTCGCCGAGAGAATTCTGAAGTTCCTTATCGAGCACGAGGATGAAAAGGTTCTGGAGAGTCTGATTAACTGCCTCGAATCCGATGGGAAGCGGTAG
- a CDS encoding CDP-2,3-bis-(O-geranylgeranyl)-sn-glycerol synthase, translating into MAVSLSSLLWAFWYILPAYVANASPVLVGGGRPIDGGRHWRDGRRIFGDGKTWRGFIGGVSIGTLTGLIQYFITPGFYGTLKTSLVLAFLLSFGALLGDLIGSFFKRRANLPRGAPAIGLDQLGFLIAALALAYPVKTLDSGQIIFLLVVSPFVHWGANYFAYRMGWKSVPW; encoded by the coding sequence ATGGCGGTGTCACTCTCATCTCTCCTGTGGGCGTTCTGGTACATACTGCCTGCCTACGTTGCCAATGCCTCTCCCGTGCTCGTTGGGGGAGGGCGGCCCATAGACGGCGGCAGGCACTGGAGGGACGGTCGAAGGATTTTCGGGGATGGAAAGACCTGGCGCGGCTTCATCGGTGGGGTTTCTATTGGGACCCTCACAGGGCTCATTCAGTACTTCATCACTCCCGGATTCTACGGGACCCTTAAAACCTCCCTCGTGCTCGCTTTTCTGCTCTCGTTCGGTGCCCTCTTGGGGGACTTAATCGGTAGCTTCTTCAAGAGGCGCGCGAACCTCCCACGCGGCGCCCCGGCCATAGGCCTCGACCAGCTCGGCTTTCTTATAGCGGCCCTGGCCCTCGCGTATCCTGTTAAAACCCTCGATTCCGGCCAGATAATCTTCCTCCTGGTCGTCTCACCCTTTGTCCACTGGGGGGCCAACTACTTCGCCTACAGGATGGGCTGGAAGAGCGTGCCGTGGTGA